A DNA window from Bombus huntii isolate Logan2020A chromosome 10, iyBomHunt1.1, whole genome shotgun sequence contains the following coding sequences:
- the LOC126870097 gene encoding farnesol dehydrogenase-like, with translation MDRWVGKVAVVTGASAGIGAAIVKQLVSHGMVVAGLARRVEKIKELEQGLEECSGKLHAVECDVSKEESVISAFAWVQENLGPASVLVNNAGMTKESSLIDGNLEDWHTVFDVNVFGLCLCTKEAIRMMREAGGEGVIINVNSLAGERVPFIPGFSVYPASKRAITALAQTLRHELTGTQIRVTGISPGLVGTELMVSYSTYSEEALASFPTLDPEDVASAAIYILTCAPHVVVQDIVLRPLGESW, from the exons ATGGACAGATGGGTAGGAAAGGTGGCCGTGGTTACGGGCGCGAGTGCTGGAATCGGGGCTGCGATCGTCAAGCAATTAGTCAGTCATG GTATGGTGGTGGCTGGCCTTGCCAGAAGAGTAGAGAAGATAAAGGAACTGGAGCAAGGATTGGAGGAGTGTTCAGGGAAACTACACGCCGTCGAGTGCGACGTATCGAAGGAAGAAAGCGTGATCTCTGCTTTCGCATGGGTGCAAGAAAATCTTGGGCCTGCTAGCGTGTTGGTCAACAATGCTGGAATGACCAAAGAATCTTCTCTTATAG ATGGAAATCTAGAAGATTGGCATACAGTTTTCGACGTGAACGTTTTTGGATTGTGCCTCTGCACTAAAGAAGCAATTCGTATGATGCGAGAAGCAGGGGGAGAGGGTGTCATTATAAACGTGAACAGCCTCGCGGGTGAAAGAGTGCCTTTTATACCTGGATTCTCTGTTTATCCAGCTTCAAAGAGAGCCATCACTGCTCTGGCACAGACTTTGCGACACGAACTCACAGGAACCCAAATTAGGGTCACG GGAATTAGTCCAGGATTAGTGGGCACGGAATTAATGGTATCCTATAGTACGTATTCCGAGGAAGCATTAGCATCGTTCCCTACATTGGACCCTGAAGACGTCGCTTCAGCTGCAATATACATTTTAACATGTGCTCCACATGTTGTC GTTCAAGATATCGTTCTGCGACCTTTAGGCGAGTCTTGGTAG
- the LOC126870126 gene encoding dehydrogenase/reductase SDR family member 11-like, whose product MEQRWADKVALITGANCSSGKCLAECLVGKGMKVIGIASQVDKVKALAEELKSKPGKLFPLQCDLSNQNDILRVLEWVEKNLGAIDILINNAANNIDISLQSGEMEDWKKMFDVNFLGLTWMTKEALKLMKKKGIDNGIIVNINDASWLKAPINCDRPISPAYIASKFALNFLTESLRSELAQLESNIKVISICPGLVESEMTAQWLKENPRMALKPKDVSDCVLFALQSPDSVLIKEIVVSPIREAM is encoded by the exons ATGGAACAACGTTGGGCTGACAAAGTTGCTTTGATTACTGGAGCCAACTGTAGCAGTGGCAAATGCCTAGCAGAATGTCTGGTTGGCAAAGGAATGAAAGTTATTGGCATTGCCTCACAAGTTGACAAAGTAAAG GCACTTGCTGAGGAACTAAAGTCGAAGCCTGGAAAACTGTTTCCTCTACAGTGTGACCTTTCCAATCAGAATGACATCCTGCGTGTTTTGGAATGGGTTGAAAAGAATTTAGGAGCCATAGACATCCTCATCAATAACGCTGCTAATAACATAGATATCTCACTACAGTCTGGTGAAATGGAAGACTGGAAGAAAATGTTTGATGTAAACTTCCTTGGATTGACTTGGATGACCAAGGAAGCTCTGAAGTTAATGAAGAAGAAAG GAATTGACAATGgtattattgtaaacattaaTGATGCTTCTTGGTTGAAAGCACCAATTAATTGTGATCGTCCAATATCCCCAGCTTACATAGCCAGCAAATTTGCTTTGAATTTCTTGACAGAAAGCCTTAGATCTGAATTAGCACAACTTGAATCTAACATCAAAGTCATT tCAATTTGTCCTGGTTTGGTGGAGAGTGAGATGACTGCTCAATGGTTAAAGGAAAATCCTCGTATGGCTTTAAAACCCAAAGATGTGTCTGATTGTGTTCTCTTTGCGTTACAATCTCCTGACTCAGTACTCATCAAAGAAATAGTTGTCTCACCAATCCGTGAAGCGatgtaa
- the LOC126870096 gene encoding serine/arginine-rich splicing factor 1B, with translation MSHGGRNECRIYVGNLPPDIRTKDIQDLFYKFGKVIFVDLKNRRGPPFAFVEFDDPRDAEDAVHARDGYDYDGYRLRVEFPRGGGPSNNFRGGRGAGDSGRGGRGEMSNSRGRGPPARRSQYRVLVTGLPPSGSWQDLKDHMREAGDVCFADVYKDGTGVVEFLRYEDMKYAVKKLDDSRFRSHEGEVAYIRVKEDHNSGDRGRSEDRERGRSHSRSYSPRRRGSPTYSPLRRNYSRSRSRSRSRSYD, from the exons ATGTCTCACGGTGGTAGAAATGAATGTAGAATTTACGTGGGCAATTTACCCCCTGATATAAGAACGAAAGACATTCAAGATCTTTTCTACAAGTTCGGTAAAGTTATTTTCGTTGATTTAAAAAATCGCAGAGGACCACCGTTCGCTTTCGTTGAATTCGATGATCCAAG AGATGCTGAAGATGCAGTACATGCAAGAGATGGATATGATTATGATGGTTATAGACTACGTGTTGAATTTCCAAGAGGTGGTGGTCCCAGTAATAATTTTCGCGGTGGTCGTGGAGCAGGCGACAGTGGAAGAGGTGGTCGAGGTGAAATGAGTAACTCTCGAGGACGTGGCCCACCTGCTAGAAGGTCTCAATACAGGGTCCTTGTTACTGGTTTACCTCCTTCTGGTAGTTGGCAAGATTTAAAGGATCATATGCGTGAAGCTGGTGATGTGTGCTTTGCTGATGTTTATAAAGATGGTACTGGAGTTGTTGAATTCTTACGGTATGAAGATATGAAGTATGCTGTGAAGAAGTTAGATGATTCAAGATTTAGGTCTCATGAG GGTGAAGTAGCTTATATTCGAGTGAAAGAAGATCATAACAGTGGCGATAGGGGACGTAGTGAAGATAGGGAGAGAGGTCGGAGTCATTCACGAAGCTATAGCCCACGGCGTCGTGGTTCACCTACCTATTCACCATTGCGACGTAATTACTCGCGATCAAGATCTCGTTCCAGATCTCGTTCATACGACTAG
- the LOC126870030 gene encoding cilium assembly protein DZIP1L — MAFSFRIGTKWCHDFPKLAKESGFYFNMHRSRTRVDWNRISNIDIDRIIRERDFHSIDDNINNVIDYCLESEYDVKILDPNFVKLFCLAQLAVEYLLYCKQYLDHSVIILKDELRSKIEENVKLKKEITALEEVVKHMKEKVKEKSKLIETKIGDTNGEIYKCPHCPKSFISPMFVSAHIIRRHAYASELYMPASPIHEHYRSETEKLHNEIKNLKERLNETEKVIRNESERIPEEKILSYNRRQAESENENFRYNSNKSKEHSEYKEYQEEIKNLKTMLFDEIHNLRQKEKTMHEHTSETNVQTFINQQEKEFQKLKNQLLDKLTPDIESMHAKLQAQENYWKSKIEHLENQHQKDIESLIAELKLTQSAADDMKAKYETKVNDLERQTANQLDILLEQSKQLQSLSQEINVSQLNEKNKDFENNSLRRRSPPIILDKLNEILKASDETNSKQNGTNTKTEQIAVGNSVIDTTISSSLSSKVLPLTVENTHLKKVSNSRNKSTIHENRRNIKQKDIKNRNNTIFNPVKTIEKDLEYYSSSNISDTEISVPEKGNNYEHTKYNRVIIKSDELGTSKPQDIFNKSISNEFLSNSKNTKTSKSLEDNVSFASNSESFVSDSSTESVTAIHNNSPFHEHKTHLPKKITGHSSFYKRLRTSLMETFEQKLRDLGVDPEWQGIPKATFKQKMDILKHHHKLTAKKTPKYHQIKLRIIEEVLNKISKKKKVTENVKQFKNSPLHKPIITVKSMVAKDLNHQHDPGQATTSNKFHSIPEDKDFARNILENKSMPTKATKIANYESIEKLLQFSPNSKSLENIQHTTNSQEISIRRDSFNKMKSLFTLETLKIIPNDKDLANNKSIENSSIDNSNVQQDLQSIFISPKHNKSVLKSTTGSASSLTKKKVIFDLTNNESIKSSSDDVTDKEELNDSNWNSSSMFDKQKHLSQSEDYKGSNNIVLRTAQSDKIAEISKKLEAQLNMVRQKPVGSVETIFSSTYMQNKENQIKSNEQINSTNINSLLVNPFQASVTNSKEMNDSLPQPAPRNLRDKMSNTLDAESISEISDLDSDIDQILKLE; from the exons ATGgcattttcatttcgtatTGGCACCAAATGGTGTCATGATTTTCCAAAATTGGCAAAAGAATCTggattttatttcaatatgcATAGATCCAGAACACGTGTAGATTGGAATCGTATAA GTAACATAGATATAGATCGAATTATAAGAGAAAGAGATTTCCATTCCATTgatgataatataaataatgtaatagaTTATTGTTTAGAAAGTGAATACGATGTTAAAATCTTAGATCCCAACTTTGTAAAACTCTTTTGTCTTGCACAGTTAGCagttgaatatttattatattgtaaacAATATTTAGATCATAGTGTAATTATACTAAAAGATGAACTAAGAtcaaaaattgaagaaaatgttaaattgaaaaaagaaataactgCTTTAGAAGAAGTAGTGAAACATATGAAAGAGAAAGTAAAggaaaaaagtaaattaataGAAACTAAAATTGGAGATACTAATGGCGAAATTTacaaa tGTCCACATTGTCCAAAATCTTTTATATCTCCTATGTTTGTAAGTGCACATATTATTCGTCGTCATGCTTATGCATCAGAGTTATACATGCCTGCTTCTCCCATACATGAGCACTATCGCAGTGAAACTGAGAAGTTGCACAatgaaataaagaatttaaaagaaagattaaatGAAACAGAAAAGGTGATAAGGAATGAGTCTGAAAGGATTCcagaggaaaaaatattaagttaTAATAGAAGGCAAGCTGAgagtgaaaatgaaaattttagatACAATAGTAACAAATCTAAAGAACATTCAGAGTATAAAGAATatcaagaagaaataaaaaatttgaagacCATGCTTTTTGATGaaatacat AATttaaggcaaaaggaaaaaacCATGCATGAACACACATCTGAAACAAACGTCCAAACATTCATAAATCAGCAAGAGAAAGAATTTCAAAAGCTAAAGAATCAATTACTTGACAAG CTTACTCCAGACATAGAAAGTATGCATGCAAAATTACAAGCTCAGGAAAATTATTGGAAATCAAAAATAGAACATTTGGAGAATCAACATCAAAAAGATATTGAGAGTCTTATCgcagaattaaaattaacacaAAGTGCAGCTGATGATATGAAAGCCAAGTATGAAACAAAAGTTAACGATTTAGAACGCCAAACTGCGAATCAGTTGGATATCTTATTGGAACAAAGCAAACAATTACAATCTCTATCACAGGAAATAAATGTTTCACAAttgaatgaaaaaaataaagattttgaaaataattcacTGAGAAGACGTAGTCCACCTATAATATTAGACAAacttaatgaaattttaaaagcaTCAGATGAAACTAATTCAAAACAAAATGGCACAAATACAAAAACTGAGCAAATTGCTGTTGGAAATAGTGTGATAGACACTACAATAAGTTCAAGTTTATCAAGTAAAGTGCTTCCATTAACAGTAGAAAATACTCATTTAAAGAAAGTTTCGAATTCCAGAAACAAATCCACTATTCatgaaaatagaagaaatattaagcaaaaagatataaaaaatagaaataatacaatatttaatcCTGTGAAAACTATTGAAAAGGATTTAGAGTATTACAGTTCAAGTAATATTTCAGACACAGAAATTTCAGTGCctgaaaaaggaaataattatgAACACACAAAATATAATCGCGTAATTATAAAAAGTGACGAACTTGGCACAAGTAAGCCACaggatatttttaataaaagcaTATCTAATGAGTTTTTATCTAACagtaaaaatacgaaaacaTCAAAATCCTTAGAGGACAATGTATCATTTGCATCAAATTCAGAATCATTTGTTTCTGACTCAAGCACAGAAAGTGTTACTGCAATTCACAATAACTCCCCATTTCATGAACATAAAACACATTTACCTAAAAAAATAACAGGACATAGttcattttataaaagattacgaACTAGTTTAATGGAAACTTTTGAACAGAAATTAAGAGATTTAGGAGTAGATCCGGAATGGCAAGGAATACCAAAAGCAACATTCAAACAGAAAATGGACATTTTAAAGCATCATCACAAATTAACTGCAAAA AAGACTCCAAAATATCATCAGATTAAATTAAGGATAATTGAAGAAgttcttaataaaatatctaagaAGAAAAAGGTTACTGAAAATGtgaaacaatttaaaaactCACCTCTACATAAACCAATAATCACTGTTAAATCAATGGTTGCAAAAGACCTTAATCATCAACATGATCCTG ggCAAGCAACAAcatcaaataaatttcattctatACCAGAAGATAAGGATTTTGCTAGAAATATACTCGAAAATAAATCAATGCCTACAAAAGCtacaaaaattgcaaattacgaaagtatagaaaaattattacaattttctCCCAATTCAAAATCTTTGGAAAATATACAACATACAACAAATTCTCAAGAGATTTCAATAAGAAGAGATTCTTTCAACAAAATGAAATCTTTATTTACTCTTGAAACTCTTAAGATAATACCAAATGATAAAGATTTAGCTAATAACAAATCTATTGAAAACAGTAGTATAGATAATTCAAATGTGCAACAGGATTTACAAAGTATTTTCATATCTCcaaaacataataaaagtgTTCTAAAATCTACAACTGGTTCAGCAAGTAgtttgacaaaaaaaaaagttatttttgATTTAACTAATAATGAAAGTATAAAATCATCTTCCGATGATGTTACGGACAAAGAAGAGTTAAATGACAGTAATTGGAATTCTTCAAG TATGTTTGACAAGCAAAAACATTTGTCTCAATCAGAAGATTATAAAGGttcaaataatattgtattaagGACTGCACAAAGTGATAAAATTGCGGAAATATCAAAAAAGCTTGAAGCACAG CTAAATATGGTAAGACAAAAGCCTGTAGGATCAGttgaaacaatattttcttcaacATACATGCAAAATAAAGAGAATCAAATTAAGAGCAACGAACAAATAAATTCTACTAATATAAATTCTCTTTTAGTAAATCCATTCCAAGCATCTGTAACAAATTCTAAAGAAATGAATGATTCGTTACCACAACCAGCACCGCGTAATTTAAGAGATAAAATGTCTAATACCTTAGATGCAGAATCTATATCAGAAATATCAGATTTAGATTCTGATATAgatcaaattttaaaattagaataa
- the LOC126870052 gene encoding zinc finger protein 226-like isoform X3 has protein sequence MMPMSNIFCSICDMKIDPSSSVNIFSTSFPRQGELLVNFVSQVLRIATFELQDPYICLQCYNLFQMLEQAQKTVLNIRCEILKIYHACERRKNVKRSVYDGTKLNISTNIALEAKKLYNSNENLKKVLNLQNVTQVEEIVQEQCVQDNTILQNISISNTKAKKHLRKETINYNEADSTKSFDYNIYDDIKDEILKNDIFHNSVALTNSGNTCNINSQGNAHALKIHVAEKSCISLTDPESESKNTVKTESTFSNNILQIQNVENIIKITENTVNTTASAVDPIKIPIKSIKIPKYDLKSLKYSCPICGKVWKTSTELKTHMKTHSTLRPYMCEKCGQAYKHKHALEIHVGMHNGINPFQCNFCKKCFTQKGALMRHLPMHTGEMPYQCELCGKRFIHHTSYNMHRLSHSGKKSYKCQMCDLSLLSTSHLKRHMRVHTGEKPYSCTVCGKRFAERYNLLAHQKIHDPHENKAKKVKETQFQCNHCNLIFEQKKSLNDHMKYHSNVNSESDFKQSQCTLLQVEPEHHELSKKLHLVTKKYPWEVQTIIQIYM, from the exons ATGATGCCAATGTCTAATATATTTTGCTCAATATGCGATATGAAAATTGATCCTTCATCttctgtaaatatattttctacatcTTTTCCTCGTCAAGGAGAATTGTTAGTAAATTTTGTATCACAAGTACTTCGTATAGCTACTTTTGAATTACAAGACCCTTACATTTGTCTACAATGTTACaatttgtttcaaatgttAGAACAAGCACAGAAAACTGTTTTAAACATACGTTGTgagattttgaaaatatatcatgcttgtgaaagaagaaaaaatgttaaacgaTCAGTGTACGATGgtacaaaattgaatatcaGTACAAACATAGCATTAGAagcaaaaaaattatataatagtaaTGAGAACTTAAAGAAGGTATTGAATTTACAAAATGTTACTCAAGTAGAGGAAATAGTACAAGAACAATGTGTTCAAGATAATACAATATTGCAAAATATAAGTATTTCAAATACAAAAGCAAAGAAACACTTAAGAAAGGAAACAATCAATTATAATGAAGCAGATAGCACAAAATCATttgattataatatttatgatgacataaaagatgaaattttaaaaaatgatatatttcACAATTCAGTGGCATTAACTAATAGTGGTAATACATGTAATATTAATTCACAAG GAAATGCACATGCattaaaaattcatgttgCAGAAAAAAGCTGTATTTCACTGACAGATCCTGAAAGTGAATCAAAAAATACTGTAAAAACAGAATCCACATTTTCTAACAATATACTACAAATACaaaatgttgaaaatattataaaaataacagaaaataCTGTGAACACAACAg cGTCAGCAGTTGACCCAATAAAAATACCTATAAAATCAATAAAGATACCAAAGTATgatttaaaatcattaaaatattcttgtcCTATTTGTGGTAAAGTATGGAAAACATCGACTGAATTAAAAACACACATGAAAACTCATTCAACATTAAGACCATACATGTGTGAAAAATGTGGTCAGGcatataaacataaacatgCATTGGAAATACATGTTGGAATGCATAATGGAATAAATCCATTTCaatgtaatttttgtaaaaagtgCTTTACACAAAAAGGAGCACTTATGAGGCATTTACCAATGCATACCGGTGAAATGCCCTATCAATGTGAACTGTGTGGTAAAAGATTCATACACCATACATCATACAATATGCACAGATTATCACATAGTGGTAAAAAATCTTATAAGTGTCAA ATGTGTGATTTGTCTTTGCTTTCAACATCTCATTTGAAAAGGCATATGCGAGTTCATACAGGTGAAAAACCATATAGCTGTACAGTGTGTGGAAAACGTTTTGCAGAACGATATAATTTGCTTGCCCATCAAAAAATTCATGATCCACACGAAAATAAGgcaaaaaaagttaaagaaacGCAATTCCA ATGTAATCATtgtaatttgatatttgaacAGAAAAAAAGCTTAAATGATCATATGAAGTATCATTCTAATGTGAATAGTGAATCTGATTTTAAACAATCACAATGTACACTTCTTCAAGTTGAACCAGAACATCATGAACTATCAAAAAAG TTACATTTAGTGACCAAAAAATATCCTTGGGAAGTACAAActataatacaaatttacatGTAA
- the LOC126870052 gene encoding zinc finger protein 226-like isoform X1 produces the protein MMPMSNIFCSICDMKIDPSSSVNIFSTSFPRQGELLVNFVSQVLRIATFELQDPYICLQCYNLFQMLEQAQKTVLNIRCEILKIYHACERRKNVKRSVYDGTKLNISTNIALEAKKLYNSNENLKKVLNLQNVTQVEEIVQEQCVQDNTILQNISISNTKAKKHLRKETINYNEADSTKSFDYNIYDDIKDEILKNDIFHNSVALTNSGNTCNINSQGNAHALKIHVAEKSCISLTDPESESKNTVKTESTFSNNILQIQNVENIIKITENTVNTTASAVDPIKIPIKSIKIPKYDLKSLKYSCPICGKVWKTSTELKTHMKTHSTLRPYMCEKCGQAYKHKHALEIHVGMHNGINPFQCNFCKKCFTQKGALMRHLPMHTGEMPYQCELCGKRFIHHTSYNMHRLSHSGKKSYKCQMCDLSLLSTSHLKRHMRVHTGEKPYSCTVCGKRFAERYNLLAHQKIHDPHENKAKKVKETQFQCNHCNLIFEQKKSLNDHMKYHSNVNSESDFKQSQCTLLQVEPEHHELSKKVDSEHSVLQETWIQMNRSKLDIIDNQTRFVLLQNSLPQIDENSFAVTFSDQKISLGSTNYNTNLHVIIEPSDISLLSNNLPSIDKMHM, from the exons ATGATGCCAATGTCTAATATATTTTGCTCAATATGCGATATGAAAATTGATCCTTCATCttctgtaaatatattttctacatcTTTTCCTCGTCAAGGAGAATTGTTAGTAAATTTTGTATCACAAGTACTTCGTATAGCTACTTTTGAATTACAAGACCCTTACATTTGTCTACAATGTTACaatttgtttcaaatgttAGAACAAGCACAGAAAACTGTTTTAAACATACGTTGTgagattttgaaaatatatcatgcttgtgaaagaagaaaaaatgttaaacgaTCAGTGTACGATGgtacaaaattgaatatcaGTACAAACATAGCATTAGAagcaaaaaaattatataatagtaaTGAGAACTTAAAGAAGGTATTGAATTTACAAAATGTTACTCAAGTAGAGGAAATAGTACAAGAACAATGTGTTCAAGATAATACAATATTGCAAAATATAAGTATTTCAAATACAAAAGCAAAGAAACACTTAAGAAAGGAAACAATCAATTATAATGAAGCAGATAGCACAAAATCATttgattataatatttatgatgacataaaagatgaaattttaaaaaatgatatatttcACAATTCAGTGGCATTAACTAATAGTGGTAATACATGTAATATTAATTCACAAG GAAATGCACATGCattaaaaattcatgttgCAGAAAAAAGCTGTATTTCACTGACAGATCCTGAAAGTGAATCAAAAAATACTGTAAAAACAGAATCCACATTTTCTAACAATATACTACAAATACaaaatgttgaaaatattataaaaataacagaaaataCTGTGAACACAACAg cGTCAGCAGTTGACCCAATAAAAATACCTATAAAATCAATAAAGATACCAAAGTATgatttaaaatcattaaaatattcttgtcCTATTTGTGGTAAAGTATGGAAAACATCGACTGAATTAAAAACACACATGAAAACTCATTCAACATTAAGACCATACATGTGTGAAAAATGTGGTCAGGcatataaacataaacatgCATTGGAAATACATGTTGGAATGCATAATGGAATAAATCCATTTCaatgtaatttttgtaaaaagtgCTTTACACAAAAAGGAGCACTTATGAGGCATTTACCAATGCATACCGGTGAAATGCCCTATCAATGTGAACTGTGTGGTAAAAGATTCATACACCATACATCATACAATATGCACAGATTATCACATAGTGGTAAAAAATCTTATAAGTGTCAA ATGTGTGATTTGTCTTTGCTTTCAACATCTCATTTGAAAAGGCATATGCGAGTTCATACAGGTGAAAAACCATATAGCTGTACAGTGTGTGGAAAACGTTTTGCAGAACGATATAATTTGCTTGCCCATCAAAAAATTCATGATCCACACGAAAATAAGgcaaaaaaagttaaagaaacGCAATTCCA ATGTAATCATtgtaatttgatatttgaacAGAAAAAAAGCTTAAATGATCATATGAAGTATCATTCTAATGTGAATAGTGAATCTGATTTTAAACAATCACAATGTACACTTCTTCAAGTTGAACCAGAACATCATGAACTATCAAAAAAGGTAGATTCTGAACACAGTGTATTACAAGAAACTTGGATTCAAATGAATCGTTCTAAATTAGACATTATTGATAATCAAACAAGATTTGTACTTCTACAAAATTCTTTACCTCAGATTGACGAAAATTCCTTTGCAGTTACATTTAGTGACCAAAAAATATCCTTGGGAAGTACAAActataatacaaatttacatGTAATCATAGAACCATCAGATATATCACTTTTAAGCAATAATCTTCCTTCTATTGATAAAATGCATATGTGA
- the LOC126870052 gene encoding zinc finger protein 226-like isoform X2, with protein MMPMSNIFCSICDMKIDPSSSVNIFSTSFPRQGELLVNFVSQVLRIATFELQDPYICLQCYNLFQMLEQAQKTVLNIRCEILKIYHACERRKNVKRSVYDGTKLNISTNIALEAKKLYNSNENLKKVLNLQNVTQVEEIVQEQCVQDNTILQNISISNTKAKKHLRKETINYNEADSTKSFDYNIYDDIKDEILKNDIFHNSVALTNSGNTCNINSQEKSCISLTDPESESKNTVKTESTFSNNILQIQNVENIIKITENTVNTTASAVDPIKIPIKSIKIPKYDLKSLKYSCPICGKVWKTSTELKTHMKTHSTLRPYMCEKCGQAYKHKHALEIHVGMHNGINPFQCNFCKKCFTQKGALMRHLPMHTGEMPYQCELCGKRFIHHTSYNMHRLSHSGKKSYKCQMCDLSLLSTSHLKRHMRVHTGEKPYSCTVCGKRFAERYNLLAHQKIHDPHENKAKKVKETQFQCNHCNLIFEQKKSLNDHMKYHSNVNSESDFKQSQCTLLQVEPEHHELSKKVDSEHSVLQETWIQMNRSKLDIIDNQTRFVLLQNSLPQIDENSFAVTFSDQKISLGSTNYNTNLHVIIEPSDISLLSNNLPSIDKMHM; from the exons ATGATGCCAATGTCTAATATATTTTGCTCAATATGCGATATGAAAATTGATCCTTCATCttctgtaaatatattttctacatcTTTTCCTCGTCAAGGAGAATTGTTAGTAAATTTTGTATCACAAGTACTTCGTATAGCTACTTTTGAATTACAAGACCCTTACATTTGTCTACAATGTTACaatttgtttcaaatgttAGAACAAGCACAGAAAACTGTTTTAAACATACGTTGTgagattttgaaaatatatcatgcttgtgaaagaagaaaaaatgttaaacgaTCAGTGTACGATGgtacaaaattgaatatcaGTACAAACATAGCATTAGAagcaaaaaaattatataatagtaaTGAGAACTTAAAGAAGGTATTGAATTTACAAAATGTTACTCAAGTAGAGGAAATAGTACAAGAACAATGTGTTCAAGATAATACAATATTGCAAAATATAAGTATTTCAAATACAAAAGCAAAGAAACACTTAAGAAAGGAAACAATCAATTATAATGAAGCAGATAGCACAAAATCATttgattataatatttatgatgacataaaagatgaaattttaaaaaatgatatatttcACAATTCAGTGGCATTAACTAATAGTGGTAATACATGTAATATTAATTCACAAG AAAAAAGCTGTATTTCACTGACAGATCCTGAAAGTGAATCAAAAAATACTGTAAAAACAGAATCCACATTTTCTAACAATATACTACAAATACaaaatgttgaaaatattataaaaataacagaaaataCTGTGAACACAACAg cGTCAGCAGTTGACCCAATAAAAATACCTATAAAATCAATAAAGATACCAAAGTATgatttaaaatcattaaaatattcttgtcCTATTTGTGGTAAAGTATGGAAAACATCGACTGAATTAAAAACACACATGAAAACTCATTCAACATTAAGACCATACATGTGTGAAAAATGTGGTCAGGcatataaacataaacatgCATTGGAAATACATGTTGGAATGCATAATGGAATAAATCCATTTCaatgtaatttttgtaaaaagtgCTTTACACAAAAAGGAGCACTTATGAGGCATTTACCAATGCATACCGGTGAAATGCCCTATCAATGTGAACTGTGTGGTAAAAGATTCATACACCATACATCATACAATATGCACAGATTATCACATAGTGGTAAAAAATCTTATAAGTGTCAA ATGTGTGATTTGTCTTTGCTTTCAACATCTCATTTGAAAAGGCATATGCGAGTTCATACAGGTGAAAAACCATATAGCTGTACAGTGTGTGGAAAACGTTTTGCAGAACGATATAATTTGCTTGCCCATCAAAAAATTCATGATCCACACGAAAATAAGgcaaaaaaagttaaagaaacGCAATTCCA ATGTAATCATtgtaatttgatatttgaacAGAAAAAAAGCTTAAATGATCATATGAAGTATCATTCTAATGTGAATAGTGAATCTGATTTTAAACAATCACAATGTACACTTCTTCAAGTTGAACCAGAACATCATGAACTATCAAAAAAGGTAGATTCTGAACACAGTGTATTACAAGAAACTTGGATTCAAATGAATCGTTCTAAATTAGACATTATTGATAATCAAACAAGATTTGTACTTCTACAAAATTCTTTACCTCAGATTGACGAAAATTCCTTTGCAGTTACATTTAGTGACCAAAAAATATCCTTGGGAAGTACAAActataatacaaatttacatGTAATCATAGAACCATCAGATATATCACTTTTAAGCAATAATCTTCCTTCTATTGATAAAATGCATATGTGA